A single region of the Mycobacterium lentiflavum genome encodes:
- a CDS encoding RNA 2'-phosphotransferase, translated as MADELDVDLVALHVGSNHVLNGIGEAAVEFVGHEDGLADAAPGWVGSSQLALGQLAARWEARHSQHRLQVGGLGTHVAEAMVRFSTNEDDSASMLRSVREQG; from the coding sequence GTGGCTGATGAGTTGGATGTCGATCTCGTTGCGCTGCACGTTGGCAGCAATCATGTGCTCAATGGGATCGGCGAGGCCGCGGTGGAATTCGTCGGCCATGAAGACGGGCTGGCCGATGCCGCGCCGGGCTGGGTCGGGTCCTCGCAACTCGCGTTGGGTCAGCTGGCGGCGCGGTGGGAGGCCAGACACAGCCAACACAGGCTTCAGGTAGGGGGATTGGGGACGCACGTCGCCGAAGCGATGGTCCGTTTCTCCACGAATGAGGACGATTCGGCCAGCATGCTCAGGTCGGTGCGGGAACAGGGGTAG
- a CDS encoding restriction endonuclease produces MKAAFAFLPLYFGLLLGFFTHRVALGVVGACCGLLFAGLIQPAYRRSRRRLRTDAGIGEIDAMDGVEFEDYVAARMQRAGWQVSFTPAVGDYGVDLIAEKDGQYAAIQCKRHGKTIGVAAVQQVVAGARHHGCTRSIVVSNQEFTTAAKQLAYTHGCQLIGRKALQSWVPAPAGKALRD; encoded by the coding sequence ATGAAGGCGGCCTTCGCTTTTCTCCCGCTCTACTTCGGGCTTCTGCTTGGCTTTTTTACGCACCGCGTAGCGCTAGGCGTGGTAGGCGCCTGTTGTGGTTTGCTTTTCGCCGGTTTGATACAGCCGGCCTACCGTCGATCGCGGCGGCGATTACGGACTGATGCGGGCATCGGGGAAATCGACGCAATGGACGGCGTGGAGTTTGAAGATTACGTCGCCGCGCGCATGCAGCGCGCGGGCTGGCAGGTCAGCTTCACCCCTGCCGTCGGCGACTACGGCGTCGACCTGATCGCCGAGAAGGACGGCCAGTATGCGGCGATCCAGTGCAAGCGGCACGGTAAGACGATTGGAGTCGCCGCTGTCCAGCAGGTGGTGGCGGGCGCGCGCCATCACGGGTGCACGCGGAGCATCGTGGTGAGCAATCAGGAGTTCACCACTGCCGCAAAGCAGTTGGCCTACACACACGGTTGCCAGCTGATTGGCCGCAAGGCTTTGCAAAGCTGGGTCCCCGCGCCGGCGGGAAAAGCGTTGCGTGACTGA
- the pstS gene encoding phosphate ABC transporter substrate-binding protein PstS has protein sequence MKIRYRSVLVVVSLALVAACGSGKPGGPSGSSTASVATAPATSKVTLWETGSKDLYPLIDAWAAAYHLKYPNITITTDGTLSDFGISQAATGAVNIGASGAYLSEADIVAHPGLMNIAVAVSALHVSYNLPGITEHLKLDGKVLAAIYRGTIKTWNDPQIAALNPGVNLPATAVIPLHRSDGSGDTFLFTQYLAKQDPDGWGKSPGAGTTVEFPAVPGARVEDDAEGKAGMLNDCAANPGCVTYHGSGYLDVAHQKGLGEAQLGNAAGNFLLADAQSIGAAAASLASQTPPNQSISLVNAPAADGYPIVSYLYAVVYGNQKDPATAQTLQAFLHWAVTDGSSPSFLESVHAYVWPLPGEVVKSSDAQIAKIAG, from the coding sequence GTGAAAATTCGCTACCGCTCGGTGTTGGTTGTTGTGTCGCTGGCGTTGGTCGCGGCCTGCGGATCAGGCAAGCCAGGTGGTCCGTCCGGGTCGTCTACGGCGTCCGTTGCCACTGCGCCCGCGACGTCAAAGGTGACGTTGTGGGAGACCGGTTCGAAAGATCTCTACCCGTTGATCGATGCATGGGCTGCGGCGTATCACCTGAAATATCCCAACATCACGATCACAACCGACGGCACCTTATCCGATTTCGGAATCTCGCAAGCGGCCACCGGCGCCGTCAATATCGGCGCCTCCGGTGCCTACCTGTCCGAAGCCGACATCGTCGCGCACCCAGGGCTGATGAACATCGCCGTGGCCGTTTCGGCGCTGCACGTCAGCTACAACCTGCCCGGCATCACCGAGCACCTCAAGCTGGATGGCAAAGTCTTGGCGGCGATCTACCGGGGCACGATCAAAACCTGGAACGACCCGCAGATCGCCGCTCTCAACCCCGGCGTGAACTTGCCTGCTACCGCGGTGATTCCGCTCCATCGTTCCGACGGGTCCGGCGACACATTCTTGTTCACCCAGTATCTGGCGAAGCAAGACCCCGACGGCTGGGGCAAGTCGCCCGGCGCGGGTACCACCGTCGAGTTTCCGGCGGTACCGGGTGCACGGGTTGAAGACGATGCCGAGGGCAAGGCGGGCATGCTGAACGACTGCGCCGCGAACCCCGGCTGTGTCACCTACCACGGCAGCGGCTACCTCGACGTGGCCCACCAGAAGGGACTGGGTGAAGCCCAATTGGGTAACGCTGCGGGCAATTTCCTGCTCGCCGACGCCCAGAGCATTGGCGCCGCAGCGGCCAGCTTGGCCTCACAGACCCCGCCGAACCAGTCGATCTCGCTGGTCAACGCGCCCGCCGCGGACGGGTACCCGATCGTGAGCTATCTGTACGCTGTCGTCTACGGCAACCAGAAGGATCCCGCCACGGCGCAGACGCTGCAGGCGTTTCTCCACTGGGCGGTGACCGACGGGAGCAGTCCGTCGTTCCTGGAATCCGTTCATGCCTATGTGTGGCCCCTGCCGGGAGAGGTTGTGAAGTCGTCCGACGCCCAGATCGCCAAGATCGCCGGCTAG
- a CDS encoding TetR/AcrR family transcriptional regulator encodes MTQQVKKRRGPRNDVDVRDVILDVTEAMAGHTNPDAVSLRAIAREANVAPRALSYYFATKRDLLEAVIQRRSGMISESIKERLVPLHDREGAVTIREAVDTVLLPIVELIEREPVGGVRWMRVFSTLSQTEDPSRVALAGFDPEVIGMLRKVMGRALGGAPDAGARHRIMLGMLGMLEALTRVDRPVYGQPLRESGLDSDFVEQLAIFTSAGIAGRT; translated from the coding sequence GTGACGCAGCAGGTGAAGAAGCGCCGGGGCCCGCGCAACGACGTCGATGTACGCGACGTCATCCTCGACGTCACCGAGGCGATGGCCGGGCACACCAACCCAGACGCGGTGTCACTGCGCGCCATCGCCCGGGAGGCGAACGTGGCGCCGCGCGCCTTGTCGTATTACTTCGCCACCAAACGCGACTTGCTCGAAGCGGTGATCCAGCGTCGCTCCGGCATGATTTCCGAGAGCATCAAGGAGCGTCTGGTTCCGTTGCATGACCGAGAGGGCGCCGTCACCATCCGCGAGGCAGTAGACACTGTCCTGCTTCCCATCGTCGAACTCATCGAGCGCGAACCCGTTGGGGGCGTGCGCTGGATGCGGGTCTTCTCGACACTCAGTCAGACCGAGGATCCCTCACGAGTTGCCTTGGCGGGCTTTGATCCCGAGGTGATCGGCATGCTTCGTAAGGTCATGGGGCGAGCATTGGGCGGCGCGCCCGATGCCGGTGCCCGGCACCGGATCATGCTCGGCATGCTGGGCATGCTCGAGGCACTCACCCGCGTCGACCGGCCCGTGTACGGGCAACCCCTGCGCGAATCCGGTCTCGATTCCGACTTCGTGGAACAGCTCGCCATCTTCACCAGCGCCGGCATCGCCGGACGGACCTGA
- a CDS encoding SDR family NAD(P)-dependent oxidoreductase, with product MNSGSARPLEGRVALVTGASRGIGAAIAKRFACEGAVVALGARSLDHPAQGVVPGTLRETVADIEAAGGHAVPYRLDLTSPESRAAVLDCVVADLGPVDILVNNAATAVFMPFTEITEKRLRLVTTVNYLAPFDLCQRVIPTMRARGGGWVLNISSYAGDIPTTPPPDPTYHFQTAYGSAKSALNRLTEALASEFYADSIVANTLAPVKAVLTEGVKVTLTEETLSDTSILEPVEAMAEAALALCTSDRDGLNGGMYKSLTLLEQLGRTIRTMDGKTLLEVS from the coding sequence ATGAATTCAGGTTCGGCGCGCCCGCTCGAGGGCCGGGTCGCTCTGGTGACCGGCGCGAGCCGGGGCATCGGGGCGGCCATCGCAAAGCGATTCGCCTGCGAGGGCGCCGTTGTCGCCTTGGGCGCCCGAAGCTTGGACCACCCCGCGCAGGGGGTCGTCCCGGGCACCTTGCGCGAGACCGTCGCCGATATCGAAGCGGCCGGGGGTCACGCTGTGCCGTACCGCCTCGACCTGACCTCGCCCGAGTCGCGGGCCGCAGTGCTCGACTGCGTGGTCGCCGACCTCGGACCCGTCGACATCCTGGTCAACAACGCCGCCACCGCCGTCTTCATGCCGTTCACCGAAATCACGGAAAAGCGCTTGCGGCTCGTCACAACGGTTAACTACCTCGCCCCATTCGACCTGTGCCAGCGCGTGATTCCAACGATGAGGGCACGTGGCGGGGGCTGGGTGCTGAACATCAGCTCGTACGCCGGCGACATACCGACAACACCTCCGCCGGACCCGACCTACCACTTTCAGACGGCGTACGGTTCAGCCAAGTCGGCGCTGAACCGGCTAACCGAAGCATTGGCCTCGGAGTTCTATGCCGACTCGATCGTCGCCAACACTCTCGCCCCGGTCAAGGCGGTGCTGACCGAAGGTGTGAAGGTCACGCTTACCGAGGAAACCCTCTCCGACACAAGCATTCTCGAGCCTGTCGAGGCCATGGCCGAAGCGGCCTTGGCGCTGTGCACCAGCGACCGTGACGGGCTCAATGGCGGGATGTACAAGTCACTGACCTTGCTCGAGCAGCTGGGCCGTACTATTCGCACGATGGACGGGAAGACGCTGTTGGAGGTTTCGTGA
- the mtf2 gene encoding fatty-acid O-methyltransferase Mtf2: MELEARESRPSPFWTLRAKFVQYIYQYFYPYLTRRLRSDDVLFLNYGYEEDPPMGVPLSDSDEHDRYFIQLYHRTATQVDLAGKRVLEVGCGHGGGASYLVRTVHPASYTGLDLNPIGIAFCQQRHQLAGLEFIKGDAEHLPFPDQSFDAVINIESSHLYREFPRFLDEVGRVLRPGGHFLYADFRFADTVADWEKELANAPMTMLSHTTINEQVVRGMEKNSQWWIRAVDRLVPAILHRWLLVHGYVLVWRVHQDMQSGGSTDYRMYCFAKA, translated from the coding sequence ATGGAACTCGAGGCCCGAGAGTCTCGTCCTTCGCCGTTTTGGACTCTCAGAGCGAAATTTGTCCAGTACATATACCAATATTTTTATCCCTACTTGACCCGTCGGCTTCGTTCGGACGATGTGTTGTTCCTCAATTACGGGTACGAGGAAGATCCGCCGATGGGCGTACCGCTGTCGGACTCCGATGAGCACGACCGGTACTTCATTCAGCTTTACCACCGGACGGCGACCCAGGTCGACCTTGCCGGCAAACGGGTGCTGGAGGTCGGTTGCGGCCACGGCGGCGGTGCCTCCTACCTGGTGCGTACCGTGCACCCAGCCTCCTACACCGGATTGGACTTGAACCCGATCGGTATCGCATTCTGCCAACAACGGCACCAGCTGGCCGGCCTGGAATTCATCAAAGGCGACGCCGAGCATCTGCCCTTCCCTGACCAATCTTTTGATGCGGTGATCAATATCGAATCCTCACATCTCTACCGCGAGTTCCCGCGTTTCCTCGATGAGGTAGGCCGGGTGCTGCGCCCGGGCGGGCATTTCTTATATGCCGATTTCCGCTTCGCGGACACCGTGGCCGACTGGGAAAAGGAACTGGCGAACGCGCCGATGACGATGCTTTCGCACACGACGATCAACGAGCAGGTCGTCCGCGGTATGGAGAAGAATTCGCAATGGTGGATACGCGCGGTCGATCGCCTGGTGCCAGCGATCCTGCATAGGTGGCTCCTGGTCCACGGTTATGTACTGGTGTGGCGGGTCCACCAAGACATGCAAAGCGGCGGATCCACCGACTACCGGATGTACTGCTTCGCCAAAGCATGA
- a CDS encoding SDR family NAD(P)-dependent oxidoreductase produces MSQRHPLDRYAGSWALVTGSAGQRGLGFAYAREVASRRVNLVLVDILAEELEARATALRDEYGVEVRTIAVDLGDLSVYPKILEQLADITVDVLVCNHMYTPKDTPKILDMSLDVHNAMIDINARAYVNLIYPFAHLMTRRGRGAIVIVASGAGLIPAPYTGAYAANKAFQIVFGEVLWYETRDTGVDVLVMSAGLMDTQGDALSQYPRWQIADPRDAAAETLRAIGRKHLVMPGRPNRFVTLLTTRLMPRRRAVLTMGRFMERGLGKNSA; encoded by the coding sequence GTGAGTCAACGCCATCCGCTTGATCGATACGCGGGTTCTTGGGCACTGGTCACCGGCAGCGCCGGGCAACGAGGACTGGGCTTTGCTTATGCGCGCGAAGTCGCCAGTCGCCGTGTCAATCTCGTTCTCGTTGACATTCTGGCAGAGGAACTGGAGGCCCGGGCCACGGCGCTTCGCGACGAGTACGGCGTCGAAGTCCGCACCATCGCCGTCGATCTCGGTGACTTGTCGGTCTATCCGAAGATCCTCGAGCAGCTCGCCGACATCACCGTCGACGTCCTTGTCTGCAACCACATGTACACCCCGAAGGACACACCGAAAATCCTCGACATGTCGTTGGACGTCCACAACGCCATGATCGATATCAACGCACGCGCGTACGTCAATCTCATCTATCCCTTCGCGCATCTGATGACGCGGCGGGGCCGAGGAGCCATCGTGATCGTTGCGTCGGGCGCCGGCCTGATTCCCGCGCCGTACACCGGCGCGTACGCCGCCAACAAGGCGTTTCAGATTGTGTTCGGTGAGGTGCTGTGGTACGAAACCCGCGATACCGGCGTTGACGTGCTCGTTATGTCGGCCGGCCTGATGGACACGCAGGGAGATGCTCTGTCGCAGTATCCCCGGTGGCAGATCGCAGATCCACGCGACGCCGCGGCGGAAACGTTAAGAGCAATTGGCCGTAAGCATCTCGTCATGCCCGGACGCCCGAACCGCTTCGTCACCTTGCTCACCACCCGTTTGATGCCACGTCGCCGCGCCGTGCTGACCATGGGACGCTTCATGGAGCGCGGGTTGGGCAAGAACTCCGCGTAG
- a CDS encoding CAP domain-containing protein → MRKIKTVAVVSVGVSFITAPGTIAEFPARADGAGAALYGGVNRVRDACGAIGADPRLTEAAQRHADDMLRNGVNGHIGSDGSSPQVRITDAGYRTPYSGEVVFWGTGSAANPNQALDLWMQSPPHRAIILNCAYTTAGFATASDGNKMTIVGDFAA, encoded by the coding sequence ATGAGGAAGATCAAAACTGTCGCCGTGGTCTCGGTCGGCGTCTCGTTCATCACGGCTCCGGGGACGATTGCTGAATTTCCTGCGCGCGCCGACGGTGCAGGGGCCGCGTTGTACGGCGGCGTCAACCGGGTTCGCGACGCATGCGGGGCGATCGGCGCCGACCCACGTCTGACAGAAGCAGCGCAGCGGCATGCGGACGACATGCTGCGCAACGGTGTGAACGGCCATATCGGTTCGGACGGCTCTTCACCGCAGGTGCGTATCACTGACGCGGGCTACCGGACCCCCTACAGCGGCGAGGTCGTCTTCTGGGGCACCGGGTCGGCGGCGAATCCGAACCAAGCGCTCGACTTGTGGATGCAAAGTCCCCCGCACCGCGCCATCATCCTGAACTGCGCATACACCACAGCCGGCTTCGCCACCGCTTCCGACGGCAACAAGATGACCATCGTCGGCGACTTCGCTGCATGA
- a CDS encoding LLM class F420-dependent oxidoreductase: MKFGIATFVNDDTIDTISLARAIEERGFESLVIAEHTHIPASRESPYPQGGKLPSIYYRTLDPFVTLAAAAAVTSSIELFTGIALLIERDPITTAKEAASIDLISGGRFVFGVGAGWNLEELRNHGTDPKTRGALLDERIEAIKALWTTEPAEYHGKYVDFDASFQRPKPVQKPHPPIFIGGDSDATVKRVIRHDAGWISNPLPVERLTKRIDQMREGGGKAVPLATFGTPADPDYWDALAGLGYERVALLLPTKPLDESLRILDDHAAKVAGYSG, from the coding sequence ATGAAATTCGGAATCGCGACGTTCGTCAACGACGACACCATCGACACGATCTCGCTGGCACGAGCCATTGAAGAGCGGGGCTTCGAGTCGCTGGTGATCGCCGAGCACACGCACATTCCGGCGAGCCGGGAGTCTCCGTATCCGCAGGGTGGCAAGCTGCCCTCGATCTACTACCGCACGCTCGACCCGTTCGTGACGTTGGCCGCGGCGGCCGCGGTGACCTCGTCAATCGAGTTGTTCACCGGGATCGCGCTGCTGATTGAACGTGATCCGATCACCACGGCCAAGGAGGCCGCCAGTATCGACCTGATCTCCGGTGGACGCTTCGTGTTTGGCGTGGGCGCGGGATGGAACCTCGAGGAATTGCGCAATCACGGAACTGACCCGAAGACGCGCGGCGCACTGCTCGACGAACGCATCGAGGCCATCAAAGCGCTGTGGACAACCGAACCCGCCGAGTATCACGGCAAGTACGTCGACTTCGACGCTTCCTTCCAACGCCCCAAACCGGTTCAGAAACCGCACCCGCCGATCTTCATCGGCGGTGACTCAGACGCCACCGTCAAACGAGTGATCCGGCATGACGCCGGTTGGATATCCAACCCACTTCCGGTGGAGCGCTTGACCAAGCGGATCGACCAAATGCGCGAGGGCGGGGGCAAGGCGGTTCCGCTGGCAACGTTTGGCACGCCGGCCGATCCGGACTATTGGGACGCGCTGGCGGGCTTGGGTTACGAGCGAGTCGCATTGCTATTGCCGACCAAGCCGCTCGACGAATCGCTTCGGATACTCGACGACCACGCCGCAAAGGTGGCCGGCTACAGCGGTTGA
- a CDS encoding sulfotransferase family protein: MKNFFYFDFRTWWTLVRLVRREQNPARRRRQYRTMCVVVPAMALLHAVTFALDPIFFPSLRHTEVRQPVFVVGHARSGTTYLHRMMANDPQFSYVLLWEMFFPSLIEKKLLRTVLRWDQRLGGRLRRRIDRLDERLFSKSQSVHESGLFAPEEDEFLLTMSCASGFWVVQYPYVDELDFYYLDDRWPAAKRDRVMSFYKECLRRQLVLNGPDLTHLSKAPVHCGRVESLIRTFPDARFVVPVRNPYETIPSFLKLMQFAYSARKRSDSDIRASFRYFADSSYHYYQHPLAVLDAHPEVPSAIVDYSDLVTDPAGTMRRVYDEVGLEMGPEQQKALAGEKGREYRSGHTYSLEEFGLDADEIRTRLAPLFDRFGWESGNVD; encoded by the coding sequence GTGAAGAACTTCTTCTATTTCGACTTCCGCACCTGGTGGACATTGGTGCGTCTGGTCCGCCGTGAACAGAATCCCGCACGCCGTCGCCGCCAGTACCGCACGATGTGCGTCGTAGTGCCGGCCATGGCGCTGCTGCACGCGGTGACGTTCGCGCTCGACCCCATCTTCTTTCCGTCGCTGCGACACACCGAAGTCCGCCAACCGGTCTTCGTGGTCGGTCACGCGCGCAGCGGCACAACGTATCTGCACCGCATGATGGCCAATGATCCCCAGTTCTCGTATGTGCTCCTGTGGGAGATGTTCTTTCCCTCGCTGATCGAGAAGAAGTTGCTAAGGACCGTGCTGCGCTGGGACCAGCGCCTGGGCGGTCGGCTCCGCCGGCGCATCGACCGCCTGGACGAGCGGCTGTTCAGCAAGAGTCAAAGTGTGCACGAGTCAGGACTTTTCGCACCGGAGGAAGACGAATTCCTGCTGACGATGTCGTGCGCGTCGGGCTTTTGGGTGGTGCAGTACCCATACGTCGACGAACTCGACTTCTACTACCTCGACGACCGGTGGCCCGCCGCCAAGCGAGACCGCGTCATGAGCTTCTACAAGGAGTGCCTGCGTCGCCAGCTGGTCCTCAACGGGCCTGACCTGACGCATCTTTCGAAGGCACCCGTGCACTGCGGCCGGGTGGAAAGCCTCATTCGAACCTTCCCCGACGCCCGCTTCGTCGTGCCGGTGCGAAACCCTTACGAGACGATCCCGAGCTTCCTCAAGCTGATGCAGTTCGCCTACTCTGCGCGCAAGCGGTCGGATTCGGACATACGGGCGTCTTTCCGGTACTTCGCGGACTCGTCATACCACTACTACCAGCACCCGCTGGCAGTATTGGACGCCCACCCCGAAGTACCCAGCGCGATTGTGGATTACAGCGACCTCGTGACGGACCCGGCCGGCACCATGCGCCGCGTGTACGACGAGGTGGGGCTCGAGATGGGCCCGGAGCAGCAGAAGGCACTCGCGGGCGAAAAGGGTCGCGAGTACCGGTCCGGACACACCTACAGCCTCGAGGAATTCGGGCTGGACGCCGACGAGATCCGCACTCGATTGGCGCCGCTGTTCGATCGATTCGGATGGGAGTCAGGCAATGTCGACTGA
- a CDS encoding TIGR03619 family F420-dependent LLM class oxidoreductase: MRFTFTDVMTRSEYLPSLAVAAEAAGYDGFTIPDSIAYPEHSDAVYPYTADGDRSFLEGKEFIEPFVLAASLGAITERIRFNTFVVKFPLRAPVWVAKQAFSVAKLTGNRLGLGIGLGTSPYPDDYLMAGVDPAHKGARMDEAIDVFRGLESGEFFEFHGRFYDVPSLKVCPVPTRPVPLLIGGHSDAALQRAATKGNGWMHAGGPRDALTSMLKKLHGWRVEAGKVNEPFEIHAAGTDARTVQGCKQLEDLGVTDVVVGFRNPYLKGDDTQPLADKLAKLERFAEDVICKVNP, encoded by the coding sequence ATGCGCTTCACGTTCACGGATGTGATGACGCGTTCGGAGTACCTGCCGAGCCTCGCCGTCGCAGCCGAGGCTGCCGGGTATGACGGGTTCACGATCCCCGATTCCATTGCTTATCCGGAACATTCGGACGCCGTCTATCCCTACACGGCCGACGGCGACCGCAGCTTCCTGGAGGGCAAGGAGTTCATCGAACCGTTCGTGCTCGCCGCATCGCTGGGGGCCATCACCGAGCGCATCCGCTTCAACACGTTTGTCGTGAAGTTCCCGCTCCGCGCGCCCGTTTGGGTTGCTAAGCAAGCATTCTCGGTGGCAAAGCTGACGGGCAACCGACTGGGCCTCGGCATCGGCCTTGGAACCAGCCCCTACCCGGATGACTATCTGATGGCCGGCGTCGACCCGGCGCACAAGGGCGCGCGGATGGACGAGGCCATCGATGTCTTCCGCGGCCTCGAGTCCGGGGAGTTCTTCGAGTTCCACGGACGCTTCTACGATGTCCCCTCGCTGAAGGTATGTCCGGTGCCAACCCGGCCGGTGCCACTGCTAATCGGGGGTCATTCGGATGCCGCCCTGCAACGAGCCGCGACGAAGGGCAACGGATGGATGCATGCCGGCGGACCGAGGGACGCCCTCACCTCGATGCTGAAAAAGCTGCACGGCTGGCGGGTTGAGGCAGGAAAAGTTAATGAGCCCTTCGAGATTCACGCCGCCGGCACCGACGCGCGAACCGTCCAAGGATGCAAGCAACTAGAAGACTTGGGCGTCACCGATGTCGTGGTCGGCTTTCGCAACCCCTACCTCAAGGGCGACGACACTCAGCCGCTGGCCGACAAGCTAGCCAAGCTCGAACGGTTCGCCGAAGACGTCATCTGCAAGGTCAATCCGTAA
- a CDS encoding SDR family NAD(P)-dependent oxidoreductase, which produces MNAIDPDKLDICLQVLADVESLPPEHPDAVAVRRATAGIFKSVRKARRAAKRDAVAAADDAVTAATATGAPGRIDDETRGLPLVSTAVGASAGTLLRPRSCYVCKHRYTVVDAFYHQLCPECAALNRAKRDARTDLAGRSALLTGGRAKIGMYIALRLLRDGAHTTITTRFPNDAVRRFAGMPDSADWLHRLRVVGIDLRDPAQVVALADTVAAHGPLDILINNAAQTVRRAPGSYAALIEAERSPAPELVDVITFDRVSDAHPAALAGSLAEHQTPHAVTELALTARSASPDRIVAGTAIDAGGLLPDTAPINSWTQRVHEVDAMELLEVQLCNQTAPFILVSRLRPAMAASPARRKYVVNVSAMEGQFSRAYKGPGHPHTNMAKAALNMLTRTSAKEMLEQDRILMTAVDTGWITDERPHPTKLRLADEGFHAPLDLVDGAARVYDPIVRGESGDDLYGCFLKDYSPSNW; this is translated from the coding sequence GTGAATGCGATCGACCCCGACAAGCTCGACATTTGCCTGCAGGTGCTGGCCGACGTTGAGTCATTGCCACCCGAGCACCCCGATGCCGTCGCGGTGCGCCGGGCGACCGCGGGCATATTCAAGTCGGTCAGGAAGGCCCGCCGTGCCGCCAAGCGCGACGCGGTGGCCGCCGCCGACGACGCCGTGACCGCTGCTACCGCCACCGGTGCGCCCGGCCGCATCGACGACGAGACCCGCGGCCTGCCATTGGTGTCGACTGCGGTGGGCGCCAGCGCCGGCACATTGCTGCGGCCGCGCTCGTGCTACGTGTGCAAACACCGCTACACGGTGGTCGACGCCTTCTACCATCAGCTCTGCCCGGAGTGCGCCGCGCTCAACCGCGCCAAGCGCGATGCCCGCACCGACCTCGCCGGTAGGAGCGCCCTGCTCACCGGTGGTCGCGCCAAGATCGGCATGTACATAGCGCTGCGGCTGCTCCGTGATGGTGCGCACACGACCATCACCACCCGCTTTCCGAATGACGCCGTGCGGCGGTTCGCGGGGATGCCCGACAGCGCCGACTGGCTGCACCGGCTCCGCGTCGTGGGCATCGACCTGCGCGATCCAGCCCAGGTCGTCGCGCTCGCCGACACCGTGGCCGCCCACGGCCCGCTGGACATCCTGATCAACAACGCCGCCCAGACGGTGCGCCGCGCTCCCGGCTCCTACGCCGCACTCATCGAGGCAGAGCGCAGCCCGGCGCCGGAACTCGTCGACGTGATCACGTTCGACCGTGTCAGCGATGCTCATCCTGCCGCACTCGCCGGAAGCCTCGCCGAGCACCAAACTCCGCATGCCGTAACTGAATTGGCGCTTACCGCCCGAAGCGCGTCGCCCGACCGGATCGTCGCGGGCACCGCCATCGACGCCGGTGGTCTGCTGCCCGATACCGCGCCGATCAACAGTTGGACCCAACGCGTGCACGAGGTCGACGCGATGGAACTGCTCGAAGTTCAACTCTGCAACCAAACCGCGCCGTTCATTCTGGTGAGCCGCTTGCGTCCGGCGATGGCCGCTTCACCCGCGCGCCGCAAGTATGTGGTGAATGTGTCCGCGATGGAGGGGCAGTTCAGCCGCGCGTACAAGGGCCCGGGCCATCCGCACACCAACATGGCGAAGGCCGCACTTAACATGCTCACCCGCACCAGCGCCAAAGAGATGCTCGAGCAGGACCGCATTCTGATGACGGCCGTGGATACGGGCTGGATCACCGACGAGCGTCCGCACCCGACCAAGCTGCGACTTGCCGACGAGGGCTTCCATGCCCCGCTCGACCTGGTCGACGGTGCCGCTCGCGTCTATGACCCGATTGTCCGCGGGGAGTCCGGCGACGATCTGTACGGCTGCTTCCTCAAGGACTACTCGCCGAGCAATTGGTAG